In one Cyanobacteria bacterium GSL.Bin1 genomic region, the following are encoded:
- a CDS encoding transcriptional regulator gives MDLKPIKTEADYHQALAQIEQLFEVELNTPEGDQLEILTTLVEDYEEKHHPIEFPSPYEAILYHLESRHQPVSRFIEGLKRRGVSDAVIQEALNEVGM, from the coding sequence ATGGATTTAAAACCGATTAAAACGGAAGCTGATTATCATCAAGCGTTGGCGCAAATCGAACAGCTTTTTGAGGTAGAATTAAATACGCCAGAGGGAGATCAGTTAGAGATTCTCACCACATTAGTTGAAGATTACGAAGAGAAACATCACCCGATTGAGTTTCCTTCGCCTTATGAAGCGATTCTCTATCATTTAGAAAGTCGTCATCAACCTGTTTCTCGTTTTATTGAAGGCTTGAAGCGTCGCGGGGTAAGTGATGCGGTGATTCAGGAGGCTTTGAATGAAGTTGGGATGTAG